From the genome of Primulina eburnea isolate SZY01 chromosome 12, ASM2296580v1, whole genome shotgun sequence, one region includes:
- the LOC140808379 gene encoding aldehyde oxidase GLOX-like — MKFKKFSLVLFLAITLLLFTSTSQRHPHPKPAFSPAGLASTAASSSRFQPQISFPTFPFTITTSHHTAVHVTGGGEWTLLQKSIGVSAMHMQLLFNNKIVIFDRTDFGRSNLSLPSGKCRYNDEAIIEDCTAHSLLYDVASNTYRPLMVQTDVWCSSGSVNSAGILIQTGGYHGGDHKIRIFTPCSHDECDWIELQHETLSVQRWYASNQILPDGRVIVVGGRRAFNYEFFPKNLLEKRVYYFPFLKETTDPAEENNLYPFLHLLPDGNLFVFANQRSVVLDYVNYKIIKEFPAIPGEKRSYPATGSSAMLPLKLNPPIADGFFTLPPVSPSVEVMVCGGARGGAYINATNGHFMAASKSCGRIRVTDPNPKWVMENMPMGRVMPDMLILPTGDLIILNGAAKGTAGWESAIDPVLNPLLYRPHESDPKKRFTVLKPSKIPRLYHSSATLLPDGRILVGGSNPHVRYTFTDVKYPTELSLEAFSPPYGAEKYSHLRPSILSIEGPTDNVLSYCQEFSITLSMTMYQPEGEYTVTMAAPSFATHSFAMNQRLLVLHIASVEQLSVFAHKLTVYAPPTPNLAPPGYYMLFVVHQGVPSHSVWVRIK; from the coding sequence ATGAAATTCAAGAAATTCTCTCTTGTGCTGTTTCTTGCCATCACTCTCTTGCTCTTCACTTCCACTTCACAGCGCCACCCACACCCCAAACCTGCCTTTTCCCCGGCTGGCCTCGCCTCCACGGCGGCCTCCTCGTCAAGATTCCAACCACAGATCTCGTTTCCAACCTTCCCTTTCACCATCACCACCTCACACCACACAGCCGTTCATGTCACCGGCGGCGGAGAATGGACCCTTTTACAGAAATCCATTGGTGTCTCCGCCATGCACATGCAACTCCTCTTCAACAACAAAATCGTCATCTTTGACCGAACGGATTTCGGTCGTTCAAACCTATCATTACCTTCTGGGAAATGTAGGTACAACGACGAGGCCATCATAGAAGATTGCACTGCTCACTCCCTCCTATACGACGTCGCTTCCAACACCTACCGCCCGCTAATGGTGCAGACAGACGTCTGGTGTTCCTCCGGCTCCGTTAATTCCGCCGGAATTCTCATTCAAACTGGTGGATATCACGGAGGAGACCACAAAATTAGGATATTTACTCCATGCAGCCACGATGAATGCGACTGGATTGAGCTGCAGCATGAGACTTTATCTGTTCAGAGATGGTATGCGTCTAATCAAATTCTTCCTGATGGGCGTGTGATTGTTGTCGGTGGAAGAAGGGCTTTTAACTACGAGTTCTTCCCCAAGAATTTACTCGAAAAACGGGTTTATTATTTCCCATTTTTGAAAGAAACCACAGACCCGGCAGAAGAGAACAATCTGTATCCATTCTTGCATCTATTGCCAGACGGGAATCTCTTCGTTTTCGCAAATCAACGCTCTGTAGTTCTGGATTACGTGAATTACAAGATTATAAAAGAATTTCCGGCGATTCCAGGTGAGAAAAGATCGTATCCTGCGACAGGTTCATCGGCTATGCTGCCGCTGAAGCTAAATCCCCCCATCGCAGATGGGTTTTTTACGCTTCCACCAGTTTCACCGTCGGTGGAGGTGATGGTGTGCGGGGGTGCAAGAGGTGGCGCGTACATCAATGCTACGAACGGTCATTTCATGGCAGCTTCTAAATCATGTGGAAGAATCCGGGTTACGGATCCGAATCCTAAATGGGTCATGGAAAACATGCCAATGGGTCGAGTAATGCCCGACATGCTTATCCTACCGACCGGAGACCTCATCATTTTAAACGGAGCAGCTAAAGGAACAGCCGGGTGGGAATCCGCAATTGACCCGGTACTGAACCCGCTTCTCTACAGACCTCACGAATCCGACCCGAAGAAAAGATTCACCGTGCTCAAACCCAGCAAAATCCCAAGACTCTACCACTCCTCAGCCACCTTGTTGCCAGATGGCAGAATCCTAGTTGGGGGAAGCAATCCACACGTAAGGTACACCTTCACCGACGTGAAGTACCCCACGGAGCTAAGCTTAGAAGCTTTCTCTCCGCCGTACGGGGCGGAGAAATACAGCCATCTCCGCCCTTCAATTCTCTCCATCGAGGGTCCAACAGACAATGTCTTATCCTACTGCCAGGAATTCTCCATCACTTTGAGCATGACGATGTACCAGCCTGAGGGAGAGTACACCGTAACAATGGCTGCACCTTCATTTGCTACTCACTCTTTCGCCATGAACCAGAGACTCCTGGTGTTGCACATTGCTAGTGTAGAACAATTATCTGTATTTGCTCATAAGCTGACGGTGTATGCACCGCCAACACCTAACCTCGCGCCACCGGGCTATTATATGCTGTTCGTGGTGCACCAGGGTGTGCCTAGTCATAGTGTTTGGGTAAGGATTAAGTGA
- the LOC140808392 gene encoding strictosidine synthase-like, with protein MVPIFLLFLCLSYAAEAHLFHSFEKIQLPTPGSEAYAFDSKSRGPYTGLNDGRIVKYQGPEFGFVEFASTSPNRTKEFCDGKDGNDPSNGPKCGRPIGLEFNQKTNELYIIDAYRGLMVVGRSGGIATRLAGGRDGVPFDAPDAIAIDPITGAVYFTDVGNIFFKTNNMTEILLSGDKSGRLLKYNPKTKQRTVVLTGLAVPNGAVVSKDGSFVLVAEYIACRIRRFWIKGPKANTTDIFVNLPGNPDNIKRTRSGDFWVPVNIQKLQPKLTSFPLGQKINEHGQILETVNFYAEYNNTYVTEVQEHRGSLYVASVYTDFVGVYRRLKC; from the exons ATGGTGCCCATTTTCTTGTTATTCCTCTGCTTGTCATACGCTGCTGAAGCTCATTTGTTTCACTCCTTCGAGAAAATTCAACTCCCAACACCTGGTTCTGAGGCCTATGCTTTTGACTCAAAGAGCAGGGGGCCATACACTGGTCTAAATGATGGAAGGATTGTCAAATATCAAGGCCCAGAATTTGGATTTGTGGAATTTGCTTCCACTTCTCCAAATAG GACTAAAGAATTTTGTGATGGAAAAGATGGGAATGATCCAAGTAACGGGCCGAAGTGTGGGAGGCCAATAGGTCTTGAATTCAACCAGAAAACCAACGAGCTCTACATTATCGATGCTTACAGGGGTTTAATGGTGGTGGGGAGGAGCGGCGGCATTGCAACTCGGCTTGCAGGGGGAAGAGATGGAGTTCCCTTTGATGCACCAGATGCTATAGCCATTGATCCCATTACTGGTGCAGTTTACTTCACAGATGTTGGCAATATTTTCTTCAAAACCAA TAACATGACAGAGATACTCCTGAGTGGAGACAAAAGCGGAAGGCTACTGAAATACAACCCAAAGACGAAGCAACGAACTGTGGTTTTAACTGGTCTAGCGGTACCGAATGGAGCGGTGGTTAGCAAGGATGGCTCGTTTGTACTGGTTGCAGAGTACATAGCCTGCAGAATAAGAAGGTTTTGGATAAAGGGTCCGAAAGCAAATACAACAGACATTTTCGTCAATCTTCCGGGGAATCCAGACAACATCAAGAGAACAAGATCAGGAGATTTTTGGGTTCCGGTTAACATTCAAAAGCTGCAGCCTAAACTTACCAGTTTTCCTTTAGGACAGAAGATTAATGAACATGGACAGATTCTTGAAACAGTCAATTTCTATGCAGAATACAATAATACTTACGTAACTGAAGTCCAAGAGCATCGAGGATCGTTGTATGTTGCGTCGGTGTATACAGATTTTGTTGGTGTCTATAGGCGACTGAAGTGCTAA
- the LOC140806803 gene encoding uncharacterized protein: MAVNIGFNDPLYIHPSDTPGMSLITHHLIGTDNYGIWSRAMLIALRAKNKTGFIDGTCQRPAFDHPTLHQWERCNALVLSWIMNSVSKEIFGGIVYAVDTSSVWTDLKEQYDKINGSRIFSLHRDIGRLTQAGNTISSYYCNLKQLWDEYSSLVVLPSCECATARQYIAHDQQQKLLQFLMGLNESYTPLRSQILMMRPLPSVEASLLPTTDVAADKTTTVPSIFTPAQYAEILKLLGTHKDHSPAEPVNNMAGISDKLNSSSHWIIDSGSTEHMVGDSNMLQNYGSVATSSKFVRLPNNTKARVHKMGSVLLTNSINLTNDLKTGRLMGIVDEFSKATWVYLMQFKVDVLQLLKNFFQLVKTQFSTLVKIVRTDNASDFFKSECTLLFNSLGIVHQSSCPYTPQQNGVVERKHRHILDIARALRFQSSLPLKFWGDCVFTACYLINRTPTGLLKNKTPHELLFHKLPSYCHLRVFGCLCYATTLTLKDKFSARASACVFLGYSNTQKGYKVMNLDTRKFLVSRDVVFHESIFPFVSPIHYQPVFPPYTAPEFSSIQSDFVLDHSPIPPPTTQSPTLSESSHILPAS; the protein is encoded by the exons ATGGCGGTTAACATCGGCTTCAATGATCCACTTTACATACATCCTTCTGATACCCCAGGTATGAGTCTCATTACACATCATTTGATAGGCACCGATAACTATGGAATTTGGAGTCGAGCCATGCTCATTGCGTTACGAGCTAAAAATAAAACTGGTTTTATTGATGGCACATGCCAAAGACCTGCTTTCGATCATCCTACTTTACATCAATGGGAGAGATGTAACGCTTTAGTTTTATCCTGGATAATGAATTCTGTTTCAAAAGAAATTTTTGGAGGAATCGTTTATGCAGTTGATACATCCTCAGTTTGGACCGATCTCAAGGAACAATATGATAAGATTAATGGTTCTAGGATTTTTTCTTTACACCGAGATATTGGGAGACTAACACAAGCTGGTAACACTATTTCAAGTTACTATTGCAATCTGAAGCAATTGTGGGATGAGTATTCGTCATTGGTAGTTCTTCCTTCTTGTGAATGTGCTACAGCGAGGCAATATATAGCTCATGATCAACAACAAAAGTTGTTACAATTTCTGATGGGATTAAATGAGAGTTATACCCCACTTAGAAGTCAGATTTTGATGATGCGACCTCTGCCATCG GTAGAGGCTTCACTTTTACCCACCACTGATGTTGCAGCAGACAAAACCACTACTGTCCCATCTATTTTCACACCTGCTCAGTATGCTGAAATTTTGAAGCTATTGGGAACACATAAGGATCACTCTCCAGCTGAACCAGTGAACAACATGGCAGGTATATCTGATAAACTTAATTCGTCCTCTCATTGGATAATTGACAGTGGTTCTACTGAACACATGGTTGGGGATTCTAATATGTTGCAAAATTATGGTTCTGTGGCAACTTCATCTAAGTTTGTGAGATTGCCAAATAATACTAAGGCTCGTGTACATAAGATGGGGTCTGTTTTGCTCACTAATTCCATCAATCTTACCAAT GACCTCAAGACTGGGAGATTAATGGGGATTG TGGATGAATTTTCAAAAGCAACTTGGGTTTATCTCATGCAATTTAAGGTTGATGTGTTACAActtctcaagaatttcttccAACTTGTTAAAACTCAATTTTCCACCCTTGTGAAAATCGTTCGAACTGACAATGCAAGTGATTTTTTCAAGAGTGAATGCACCTTGTTATTCAACTCTTTGGGTATCGTGCATCAAAGTTCTTGCCCATATACTCCACAACAAAACGGGGTTGTTGAACGCAAACATCGGCATATACTTGATATTGCTCGAGCCTTGCGTTTCCAATCCTCTTTGCCTTTAAAATTCTGGGGGGATTGTGTCTTTACAGCTTGCTATCTCATTAATCGAACCCCTACTGGATTGCTGAAAAATAAGACACCACACGAACTCCTGTTTCATAAGCTCCCATCATATTGTCATCTTCGTGTCTTTGGTTGTTTGTGTTATGCTACAACCCTTACTCTTAAGGATAAATTTTCTGCTAGAGCAAGTGCTTGTGTGTTTTTGGGATATTCCAATACTCAAAAAGGATACAAGGTCATGAATCTTGATACTCGAAAATTTCTTGTTTCCCGAGATGTTGTTTTTCATGAAAGTATCTTTCCCTTTGTATCTCCCATTCATTATCAACCAGTCTTTCCTCCATATACTGCACCtgaattttcttcaattcaatcAGATTTTGTTTTAGATCATTCTCCTATACCTCCTCCTACAACACAAAGTCCAACACTGTCTGAATCCTCACATATTCTTCCTGCTTCCTAG